From Hemibagrus wyckioides isolate EC202008001 linkage group LG11, SWU_Hwy_1.0, whole genome shotgun sequence:
TTCATCCAGGACTCAGGACATTCCCGTGTTCTTCAggttgtcatgtttgtgtagatcCCCGTTTTGTTCATGTTCCAGTTTCTTCATTGTTTAGTTTCTCCTGGTTCTTGCTCTCTGTGTTCCTGATCTTCTGTGTTGTGGAGTTCCAGGTTCTCCTGTGTTTCCTGACGTCTAGGTCCCTGTGTTTGTGTCCTGACTCTGTGCTCAGGTCTCTGTAGACTCCATTCAGTGCTCACACTGTATGTCAGCAGGTTGCCAGGTCCTCTACTTTCTTCTCCCTGGGTTGTAGCTCTACTGGTTTCCTAGTCCCTCTATTTCCCTGGTCCCTAGGTCCTTATGTTGACTcttcactgtgttttctgatcCTGAGTTCTCCAAGTTGCCTGGTCTCTAGATCCCTGTATTGTTTCAAGTCTTGATGCACTAGATCCCTTTGCTGTAGGTTCCTGGGTTGGGATGTAGAGGCTCAGTGGTCAAGATGTTGGATTAtagattggaaggttgtgagttcaaatcccatcaGTCAGGTCCCTAAACCCTCAGCAGATGAGTTGTGTaaatctgctaaatgctgtaaatgttgcTCTGGGTCCTAAAGCTGGCTCCATGGTGGCACAGGAACGCTGACGTTCATCTCAGTCTTACATTCAATCAGGCATTACATTCACTCTAACAGGTGCAGAGTGTCAGCATCTCAGCATGTTCCTCACacgtgtctgtctctctgtagctCAGGGAGGTCATGTCAGTGTCCGTGAAGGAGCTGTACGATGATGAAGAAGCTCGGGAGTCGGACCGAGACAGCGCCATCGAGAGCGCCGCCGGATCTGAGCTCTCGGATAGTGGAAAAGGAGGAGACAAGGAGGAAGGACTCCGAATGTTCTTACCTCGGCAGAAGTGAGTCCTCatgagcatacacacacacacacacacacacacaaacacctgcacatgctgacactggagacaatGCCTTTCATTCCAAACTAATGTTAGTAACTATAATTGAccgtttgttgttttttactgGAGGTGTGTCACGCCTGATCTACTGGACGGTAAAGGGCAGGGAGGTTATTGTTAGCATGTACTGAAAAAGCTTAAGTAGCTTAACCCTTCATGATGTTCGAGACAAAGAGATTAAAATTCTTAGGCATGCTGGGTAATGTGGATATTACAGATATTTTTGGCACGTTGATTAagaatagaaatgaataaaagaagcTAATAGAGAGAGGGTTAACGATGTTACAGGAGCGGAGAGCAGAGCCTGAACCCCTccgtgacctctgacctttcgACACGCTCGCTGAACGAGGAGCAGTTTGAGGATTATGGAGAAGGCGACGATGTTGACTACAGTCCCATCAGCCCTGAGGATGAGACGCACACTAATGGGTTCTCCGACCTCGGGTCCTCTGTAccttccaggtgtgtgtgtgtgtgtgtgtgtgtgtgtgtaagaaggtGAGATGTTGTGTATAAAGTGATTCACAGTTGATGTCACAGTACCAGTAGCTGATGTGGAAATGAATTCCTGTAATGAATTGGGAATTGTGGAAATGAAGTAAGCCGACTTCCTCCCCGAGttgacacacacacgtcagcaTGAGTGAAACCTGAAGCTCTGGGTTTATTCCACAGCTACATCTATTACGTCAAGCTTTACCAGTGAAGAGGTGGCTactgatggagggatgatgaggaggatgattatttattgaaatattttgtaaattaatTTAACATCCccaaaaacacaatttaaaaagcATTCTGGAGTGAAGAGGATTGTGTAGAGAGAGACGAATGAACAAAAGGAAAagcaaataaagaaagagaagatgAATAGAGAGAGATAATGAGGAGGTGAAGGAATGAGAGACAAACGTatataaagaaagagaaggaaatgaGTCAGATAAAGAAGAAATGAGAAACAAAGTGAGGGTTAGAcagaagacagagaaaaaagaaggaaagaaaaaaggaaggtgATGAAATAAcaatgtctctgtctgtctgtctctctgtgtctctctctctctctctctctctctgcagtgccACTCACACACCCCAGAAGGTGAGACAGGTGAGCGGGGATCATGAAGTGTTTTGCTCAAACTGCTGCAAAAAAGTCACTCAGCTCAATGAGCTTGAGACTCGGCTCAAGAACCTCAAAACACacaggtaatacacacacacacacacacctgctttaGAGCGAGTGAGAGTTCACAACATGAAACTGTAATTATCACAATTTTCACATCATGATGAGAAAGGGCTTATGAAATATATCTGAGCTGAAAGTGGAGAATTTGCTCATTTTTTTCAGATAATTAGcttaattgtttgtgtgtgtgtgtgtgtgtgtgtgtgtgtgtgtgtgtgtgtgtgagagagagagatattaatgGTAttactcttttttctttcagccCTAACAAGAAAATTTCCAGTACAGCATTTGGCAGGTgagttgctgtgtgtgtgtgtgtgtgtgtgtgtgtgtgtgtagcttgaTCAGTGGTTAAtcattacaaaaacacacactgtccttcaCACTCTATTAAAGGAGAGCTGTGTATgctgtattaatgtgtgtgtgtgtgtgttcccatgCAGAGCTTGATCAGTGGttaatcattaaacacacactcacacacacactggaatgtTGTGTGCACGgccatgtctttttttttttctcctcatgtTTATTGTTCCATATTTCACACACGCCGACACACAGAACCCTGGTGACACGCTGACCACGTAAAGGTCCGAGTGTGGTCTCAACAGAACTGACTCTGAGGTGTGGGgttgtgtaacacacactggtTCTTCTTTAATACACTGAAGTCACTCAGGGTTGAGATGAGAAGCTGAGAAGACttgatgtgtgtttcagcttcTTTACCTCAGGAGGAACGTTAGTCCAGATGTTGCTCAGCTGGTTCAGTTCTGCTGATTGTTCAGTGTAAAACCTTCCTTTTCCCTCTGATTGAgtcttgtggtgtgtgtgtgatgaagttcctcctgaTTAGATCAGACACATTTCTCTAAACAatcagacagaatgtttctgtagacgtCTGACTTCATTCTGCTGCCACCATCATGAGCTCCAGAGAGAATGGTCCAGAAGTAGCCATGAAGCCCAAGCCATGCCACCTCCACCACCCCAgctccatctccaccaccacttCTACCACAACCACCTCCATCTCCACTaccacctccatctccaccaccacctccatcactgcCACCAAAACCATGTTTCACACATCTGCTCGTGtgctttggatcatgagcagatcttttcttcctccacactttgGTAAAGGTTCATCTCAGCTCCAAAACTTTTGTGGAtcttctgtgtttctgtctggaGTCCAGTCTGGTCTTCTGATCCTTGAGAAGTTTGTGTCATTGTCCAGGGGCTGGTTGTGTGACCTTCACCCTGTCCTGTGGAGGTTAACATCACTGACTgccgttttgttttttttttctcttcgaAGCTTCACAACATTTCTGTCATCAGCTGCTCTTGTCCTCCACTGACCTGttcagtgtctgtctctgtgctccaGAGGCATGCCGGAGGTTTTTAAACATCTGGATCTTTACATCGAGAACTGAAGCTGATCATCTTGTctttcatttatctttttttttcatccaacAAAAATGTCTTCAATGTAGCAAGAACAATATAATTACCCTGTCCCAGTACtttcagaggtgtgtgtgtgtgtacgtatgtgacCTGTACAGTTTAAATGTGTGTCAGTAATTGGAGCAGTTTAAATTGAGATAATTgtgaggtgtgtttgtgtagaacACAAATTTGGGTTTCTCGCTATTCTAATTGGTTAATTGCTGTTGCCGTAGTGACAGTGTTTCTACTCTGCAGCTTTTAACTGTTAAAAATCTttggactctgtgtgtgtgtgtgtgactgtagtaagaggtgtgtgtacatgtgtatgtgtttgagagCGTAcatgacatgtgtgtgtgactgtagtAAGAGGTGCTAGAGCAAGTGGGgcaaaggaagtgtgtgtgtgtgtgatgtagatgtgCTACAATCCAGATGAAGCTTTGCTGCAGTATGTACCCCCCCCACCTCTATTGCagtagatagaggtgagtgtattcTCACTgcgctctctgtgtgtgtgtgtgtgtgtgtgtgtgtgttcacaggcaGCTGCTCTACCACAGTAATCTCAGCAGTAGGAACGGCAGCACAGAAGACCTGTTCAGAGAAGGCAGCATTGATTATTGTGACACTGACATCGCtgacaaggtaacacacacacacacctatattcCAGACGATGCAATAAGGTCTTATCTTAAAacatgttgttttattttttataaaataatggtGTAAtgcatcactctgtgtgtgtgtgacattcaGGTGAGTCAGTTAGAGAAGAAGCTGTATGAGCTGGAGAATGAGAGTCTGATGAACACTGATGTGCAGTCCAAACTCAAGCAGGAGAACACAAACCTAGTgcacaggtaaacacacacactgctacatgGATTCCATCATGTGTACGTTTGAAGGCCTCCAGAACATAGTAGGTCCTTCATTTGTGGATAAATGATCATTAGAATTATAGACATTCATGAAATTAGAAACTATGATGTCAGTTGTGGtattaaaaggtgtgtgtgtatgtagggtACACGAGCTGGAGGAGCAGCTGAAGGAACAGGAGGCGCGAGCTGAGCAGATCATGGAAAGCGAGCTGAGGAGACACCGAGACGCCTTCAACAAACTGGAACGAGACAAGAAGACAGAGATCGAGATACTCAATAAccggtatacacacacacacgcacacacacacagtcaatacttttggcaatatagtgtagctttaattttttaaatgtttggcTTGACTTTGAGCTACTGTAGAGTGAGACACCCTTGGGGGCGGGGCTTGAACATTCTAGCATGGTTCAAGATGATTTATTAAAGTTATTTGGTCATATCGGTGTCGGAAACAGAAAGGAGCTATGATGACAAGTTCTGAAAAAAACGTGTTAAAAGAATTGACCTGCAGTTTAAACAGAGAGGGTTACAGTTACACACAAAgttacacactgccgctttaatcCAACTTACCATGAACATCAGAGGTGATGAGAGACTTTCCACCTGGACATTGCTGACCTTATTTAAATCCAGTTCTTTATGAAATCCTGTAATACTGAcctgataggtgtgtgtgtgtgtgtgtgtgttttaactgtgtgtttgtttttggtgtCAGGGTGCAGCAGTTGGAGGTGGAGAACACAGAGATGTTGGCCAGTGTGAACAGACTGAAAATGCAGACGGAGAAGcttgatgaggtgtgtgtgtgtgtgtgtgtgtgtatatacaagGTGTGTGTCACCAGAAGATTTAGCATGAACTGTTATTCACCACTTCGGAAGTTTCTCATGGTTCACAAGCTGTGACACAATGCTCATGTTCCTCAGTATGGGGAAGTGTGTTAGCGGTTGCTGCTAAGCGTAACTATACTGTTGTTGTTAGTCATACAGAAGTTTTTCAGcacttctgaggtaaatgttgacgtTACGGCTCATTCACACTCATAATGTGTAAATCATCATTTATTCACGAGGTGTCTGTCCGTGTGTATTATATAACAACACTTCTGAGTTAAATGCTAATGTTTCAGATGGATCTCTTTCGTTTCCACTCTCACTGTTATAACAGCTAgtcaataaaatcattttagcATAATCTTAGCcttttctgaggtaaatgttaatGTTCTGAATGATTTGGTCTCGTTTCCACTTTCACTGTGTCTTTTACTGTgtgttagactttttttttttttttacagtagctGTAGCAGATTGATTAACGTCTACGGCTAAGTTTTACCGTTGCCTAGTGACAGCAGGAAGAATAGCAATGTTGTGCTAAGTATACAGCACATACAGAGTAAATGTGACCctctactctgtgtgtgtgtgtgtgtcactttaaCACCGCTCGTGTGTATAGAGCGTCAGTGAGGTGTTGTAAACGTGGTCTTGCATACTAAATACGAGTTCGCTATTTTAAATTAAGCATAGCATGCTAAATGTCCTGAGAAGACTTTCTCAGAGAGGAAATCTGCAGCgtgaaccatttttgttttttttcacagcactgaacagaaaacactttaaaatgCTGAACCAGCACAAGTGCTAATTGATTCCTTCCAGCGTGATGAGAGCGATGTCGAGGAGATCTCCTTGAagatttttccttttctcactATCTACAGAATTGTACAACTCTCAAAAGTTTCTCTATCtgaattgtaattaataattaatcaaaTTTTATCAAATTAAATACAGATTATTTATCCCTTTAGGTCATATTTCTCAACTAACAAGCTAGCATGCTCTTCAGCTGATTTGCTGACTAGCTACTTATGAAGCAGGATAAACGTCTCagacactaaaataaaataaaacattataaatctGTGAGGGAAATGTTATAGATATAGATACTGCGGCTAAGCTAACTAACGACTGAGGTGAGGGTTTTGCTAGCTAGCACACAGCAGTGCATGGGCAGTGTGAAGACTGGAAGGAAGACAAAACCATCAGGAACTTTTAAAGTTACCTCAGATTATGTGGGTAAATTAGGAAAAAAGAGGCCTACTGTATAGCTACATTGATTTAGCATGAATAACTAGCACATAGCTGTCTGCTCTTTTTATAGACAATGTGAAGACAGATTGAAAGTGGAGACGTAACAGACATCCTGAACATCAACAATTACCTCAGATTTGTTGGTAGATTACTCAAAGGATTTCTATGGCTAAAAGGACATTATGACAGCTAGCATCAGCTGCTAGTCCAGCCCTGCTGATCAGatctgtgttttggtgtgtgtgaagtcagATGAGACTTTGGGCTGTGtgttaacaaaacaaacagtcaTGAGTGAGCTGCTGGTGAGAGATGGAGTCAGGTGATAAGAGAATGTTTAAAAGCAGCACTCTTTAAATCGTGTAGcaggagcgtgtgtgtgtttaggatcgGTCAGATAAGCTGTGGACACATCGCTGCCCGATTCTgcagaactagcattagacgTGATCGTTATTTATGTATGATGTGAATGTTTTCTGCGGATTAGCATAAAAACTACAGTATGTTTTTAGTCACCCAAACTAGCATGGCGGTATCACAATCCACAGATGTTGGAAAAATCTCATGTATAAAATGTAGTTCACACTGGATGATGGAACCAAATAAAAAGAGCCACAACCTTCTCTCTACCTCCTCTACTTCCTCTACCTCCTCTAACTGTCTATCCTCTCTACCTCCTCTACCCCTGTACCTCCTCTCTACCCCTCTACCTCTGTAACTTTTGGTCCCCTCAGTGAgacgtgtgtgggtgtgttacaCATCACTTTCCACAGGATCATTTTCCTGTCTCGGACATGACGTGTGCGTGCATGTTAACGTTTGCATGTGATTTGTTTCCATGTTCCAGGAGAAGCAGCGGATGACGGATAAGCTGGAGGACACCAGTCTCCGTCTGAAAGATGAAATGGATTTGTACAGGAAGATGATGGACAAACTGAGACAGAACCGGAACGACTaccagagggagagagaagccATGCAGGAGGTGAGACCAAGCTAATAAACCAGAAATAAATCAAACCTGCACCATTAGCAGAGGTGTTTTTAGTGTCTAAAGTGACCACAGGAGCGTCGAGGCAATTGACTTGACCATAGAGAGAAGTCTACATTTCTCTGTCTAAAACTCTTGACCTTGTCtgatatcagtgtgtgttcgAGTGATGACTAAAAGCGAGCAGATTTAGGAGCAGAGTCATCGAAGGAAAATActtatagtttaattttaattaaaatgattattctGTAATCAGCAGCAGGGATGAAGGAACTCTTTATATCTTaatgtgtataaatgtaatctaaatatagaaataaaactaaataaatgctAACAGAATTTTGCTTGTTACAACTAAAAAATTACTTTTTAGTAACTTTGTGTTTTTGCTTATTTTCGAATctttggcaaaaaaataaagaattgaaATATGATATTTACATTAGATCTGACAAAATCTgacaaaataaattatatgacaaaaatatttctatGATGCGTGATGTACATATATTTAAGGATTTTGGttccttaaatatttttgtaaaaaaaaattaacattttgcTCTTTATTCATTGAACTGTTTAACAAAAATCTAGACATAAATGCCAGTTAATGAAAAATCTAAAACACAAACTTCAAATGAAATCTGATCTGAAAATGTGTTTGCAGCTGATTGAGGAACTCCGGCGAGAACTTGAGCACTTGCAGCTCTACAAGCTGGAGGCGGAGCGTCTGGGGCGGATCCGAAGGTCATCGATCAGCCTATCAGATTACAGCACACGGACTCGCGAGAGCGACCTGGAACAGGAAATGAAGCGTCTCAAACAGGTGAGCTCTCGCTGTACAATACtcacttcacttcctgtctctgttTCAGCTCTTTAACGCCACCTTCTGTTGTTTTATCAGCTGCTGTTAGATAAGCAATGGAGTGTTCTTTACCCAGAATGCAATCTGATACTTTGGATAGGATCCAGCGAGAGGCACACAGAGAAGCAACTAAGTTTGGATAAAACGGATATCATTTCAGAAACGGACATGTTTATTCATGATACAGAACAGTACCTGAACAGGTTCTCTTTTCCACCCCGAAGaagaatcctgtgtgtgtgtgtgtgtgtgtgtgtgtagcgctGTGTTTTGCAGGACATTCCTCCTGACCTCCAGCAGCGAGCATGTGTTAGCACATGGCTCTATGCGGTAAAGCTCCGAGTGAATCCCTCATTAACCCCCGATAACTGATGACTTCCTGCTCCTAAAACTTCTAATACAGTTTGTGTAGCTAATAAATGAGCCTCGTGTTCTTACAGCACAGCGTCGATCAGTAGCGACTACACTAACGTACGCTTCACGCTGACCCCTCATCCCATCCTCATCACATCATGACCTTTAACTGGTCTGTAGATTTACCTGCGGTCCAGCAGCACAGTGTGTTTAAACATGATACAGCCAAATGTATGTAgacacctgagcatcacacacacacacacacacacacacacacacgtgtgtgctTCTTCCCCAaaactcttaccacacacttgCTGCTGTGGCTTTACACTTCCACCTGAAACCCTGCAGCAGAAGATCTGGAATTCGAttttcaacaaaacaaacacgagtgtgatggtcaggggtgcacatacttttgcccTATAGCGTATGTATATTTGTCTCTTGCTGTTGTTTTGATTGATCATTTCGGACACCATATTTTCTGGGCTTTTTGTCCTCTAGCCGATTATAAAGTGAAGTAAGAGGGTGTTTAGTGTTGTGAAAAGTGACCTCAGGTCAGCAGCGGGTTGATGGATCTGTACATCTCTTCTGCAGGAGAACCAGAGACTCCGTGAACAAAACGAAGAGCTCAATGGGCAGATCATCAGTCTGAGTCTCCACGAAGCCAAGAACCTGATCTCCACTCAGACGAAAGCTCAGTCCCTGGCTGCGGAAATCGAAAACGCTTCACGTGACCAGGTATGCAGACGTTTTATAGTGGATGAGGAACATATATAGGTTCTTTCTGTGGTCCTGTTGTGTCATCTTGTTCTGGAGTTTTGACCGGAAGCTCTGGTGTAGGACGGTGCATTAAGAGTAAATCATCTTGTCTGTCTTCCCACAGTTAATGGAAGCCCTgaaggagcaggaggagatCAACATCCGTCTCAGGCAGTACATGGACAAGATTATATTATCCATCCTCGACCACAACCCCTCCATCTTGGAGATTAAGTACTAATAAACAAGCTCTTAGTATTTAAAACGAAAAACTGGCCGTTTGTCGCCCCCTGCTGCCGTGGAGGTGGAACTGCGCTCTTCCGAAGGGTTTTGAACTTCCTTTTGTGAAGCGTGTTCTTCATGATCCCTTTGTGAGACTTCAGGACGTGATTGGTCCTTGGTGCTGTATGTGATGGATTGAGGGAACAGCCACTGCAACGGCGGGATGAAGGATTCAAAGCGTCCAGAGGAACTGGTCTTTTTCTGGATGTTATTTTTGTACTTGTCTCAAAGCTGCTGATTTGGGGATTGATTCGGTGTTAAGTAAGTCGGTCAGAGAGAAGTACGAGTCTGGGAAAGTGTCGGAGTTGGGAAGAGGAAGTGAGAGATGGAAAATGAGTCGTCGAATAAAGCACATCCTGGTTTCCTTATGAAGTTTGCGATGTTAAAAGGGCGGGGCTAAACTTATAAATCCTGTCTGCCAATCGCAGGTTTAAGTCACTAAACCATCCTACATGAAACACTGGTTAGAAGAGCTAATGCTAACAGTGCTAATACCTCAGCAGTTCTCTAGCTTCAGTAGCATTAAGCTAATTAAAATATCATAATTTTAAGCTGTGAAGAAACTTGTAGCAGAGAAGTGAAATGTTTCTTCTGATGTCACCTGACCACATTTGTGATTGGCTCATCCGATTTAAGTTTGGCCCCGCCCCTTTTGAACCCAGAAGTCCCAGTCGCTCTGTAATCACGGCTTTACTTGGGGGCATGAGCTGATGTTACCTTTCCACCTGATGACGTCACAATCTTTCTGCTTGTCCTCATTGGCTTACATTTAAATCATCCTGGATTTGGATTCTTTTCCTCCAAATGAAGGGCTTTTAGAAGATTTCTGAATAAAACTTTCTCAGGAGAAACAATTCCCTGTAACACTGAACCCTCTCATTATCAGAGGATGTAATATAAAGTGATTAGCGGCACATGTCTGCTGAGGAAGAGCAGCATCAGCGTTATGAATGTGTCTGTAACGTCGCCTCGTCATGTCCTTGCAAGTGCTTCCTGTTTTTAAGATCTTACAAAGAATGCTGCTGAAGTAGACCATCATCATCAGGGTCTTCTCTTTATTTCAGAAGTGTTTTCATTTACGGCattctcttctttttcattttactcTAATGCTAACTCGCTTCTTATGCAAATTAGCTATAAATTGGATAACGAAGCACTCGTCTGATGTTGAGTACCAGCTTATTTCGGGTGAGCGGAACTTTCATTACCTTTTCAGCCAAAGTTTCCCTAACATTCTGGACAGGTTCTTGACCTCTCAGTGCCAGGTATTGGCTCAGTATTGGGATTTGCACGTCACTGAACTGGGTTTGTCATGTTTTCGGTGGTCGGGGCAGTTCTGATGATGTGCTACACACCTGTTTTGGGTTTCCactaataactttttttttttttttttcctttacgaGGTAAAGTGCCTCATATCCACTGAGCTACTTTACCTTTGCACCATGAACGCATGaacattatttttcagatttttcaagtgtttgtgcctttttttttttt
This genomic window contains:
- the rab11fip4b gene encoding rab11 family-interacting protein 4B isoform X5; this translates as MALECEEWTHTDHVDAVTHTLREVMSVSVKELYDDEEARESDRDSAIESAAGSELSDSGKGGDKEEGLRMFLPRQNATHTPQKVRQVSGDHEVFCSNCCKKVTQLNELETRLKNLKTHSPNKKISSTAFGRQLLYHSNLSSRNGSTEDLFREGSIDYCDTDIADKVSQLEKKLYELENESLMNTDVQSKLKQENTNLVHRVHELEEQLKEQEARAEQIMESELRRHRDAFNKLERDKKTEIEILNNRVQQLEVENTEMLASVNRLKMQTEKLDEEKQRMTDKLEDTSLRLKDEMDLYRKMMDKLRQNRNDYQREREAMQELIEELRRELEHLQLYKLEAERLGRIRRSSISLSDYSTRTRESDLEQEMKRLKQRCVLQDIPPDLQQRACVSTWLYAENQRLREQNEELNGQIISLSLHEAKNLISTQTKAQSLAAEIENASRDQLMEALKEQEEINIRLRQYMDKIILSILDHNPSILEIKY
- the rab11fip4b gene encoding rab11 family-interacting protein 4B isoform X2, coding for MLREVMSVSVKELYDDEEARESDRDSAIESAAGSELSDSGKGGDKEEGLRMFLPRQKSGEQSLNPSVTSDLSTRSLNEEQFEDYGEGDDVDYSPISPEDETHTNGFSDLGSSVPSSATHTPQKVRQVSGDHEVFCSNCCKKVTQLNELETRLKNLKTHSPNKKISSTAFGRQLLYHSNLSSRNGSTEDLFREGSIDYCDTDIADKVSQLEKKLYELENESLMNTDVQSKLKQENTNLVHRVHELEEQLKEQEARAEQIMESELRRHRDAFNKLERDKKTEIEILNNRVQQLEVENTEMLASVNRLKMQTEKLDEEKQRMTDKLEDTSLRLKDEMDLYRKMMDKLRQNRNDYQREREAMQELIEELRRELEHLQLYKLEAERLGRIRRSSISLSDYSTRTRESDLEQEMKRLKQRCVLQDIPPDLQQRACVSTWLYAENQRLREQNEELNGQIISLSLHEAKNLISTQTKAQSLAAEIENASRDQLMEALKEQEEINIRLRQYMDKIILSILDHNPSILEIKY
- the rab11fip4b gene encoding rab11 family-interacting protein 4B isoform X3 — encoded protein: MALECEEWTHTDHVDAVTHTLREVMSVSVKELYDDEEARESDRDSAIESAAGSELSDSGKGGDKEEGLRMFLPRQKSGEQSLNPSVTSDLSTRSLNEEQFEDYGEGDDVDYSPISPEDETHTNGFSDLGSSVPSSATHTPQKVRQVSGDHEVFCSNCCKKVTQLNELETRLKNLKTHSPNKKISSTAFGRQLLYHSNLSSRNGSTEDLFREGSIDYCDTDIADKVSQLEKKLYELENESLMNTDVQSKLKQENTNLVHRVHELEEQLKEQEARAEQIMESELRRHRDAFNKLERDKKTEIEILNNRVQQLEVENTEMLASVNRLKMQTEKLDEEKQRMTDKLEDTSLRLKDEMDLYRKMMDKLRQNRNDYQREREAMQELIEELRRELEHLQLYKLEAERLGRIRRSSISLSDYSTRTRESDLEQEMKRLKQENQRLREQNEELNGQIISLSLHEAKNLISTQTKAQSLAAEIENASRDQLMEALKEQEEINIRLRQYMDKIILSILDHNPSILEIKY
- the rab11fip4b gene encoding rab11 family-interacting protein 4B isoform X1; the encoded protein is MALECEEWTHTDHVDAVTHTLREVMSVSVKELYDDEEARESDRDSAIESAAGSELSDSGKGGDKEEGLRMFLPRQKSGEQSLNPSVTSDLSTRSLNEEQFEDYGEGDDVDYSPISPEDETHTNGFSDLGSSVPSSATHTPQKVRQVSGDHEVFCSNCCKKVTQLNELETRLKNLKTHSPNKKISSTAFGRQLLYHSNLSSRNGSTEDLFREGSIDYCDTDIADKVSQLEKKLYELENESLMNTDVQSKLKQENTNLVHRVHELEEQLKEQEARAEQIMESELRRHRDAFNKLERDKKTEIEILNNRVQQLEVENTEMLASVNRLKMQTEKLDEEKQRMTDKLEDTSLRLKDEMDLYRKMMDKLRQNRNDYQREREAMQELIEELRRELEHLQLYKLEAERLGRIRRSSISLSDYSTRTRESDLEQEMKRLKQRCVLQDIPPDLQQRACVSTWLYAENQRLREQNEELNGQIISLSLHEAKNLISTQTKAQSLAAEIENASRDQLMEALKEQEEINIRLRQYMDKIILSILDHNPSILEIKY
- the rab11fip4b gene encoding rab11 family-interacting protein 4B isoform X4, with translation MSVSVKELYDDEEARESDRDSAIESAAGSELSDSGKGGDKEEGLRMFLPRQKSGEQSLNPSVTSDLSTRSLNEEQFEDYGEGDDVDYSPISPEDETHTNGFSDLGSSVPSSATHTPQKVRQVSGDHEVFCSNCCKKVTQLNELETRLKNLKTHSPNKKISSTAFGRQLLYHSNLSSRNGSTEDLFREGSIDYCDTDIADKVSQLEKKLYELENESLMNTDVQSKLKQENTNLVHRVHELEEQLKEQEARAEQIMESELRRHRDAFNKLERDKKTEIEILNNRVQQLEVENTEMLASVNRLKMQTEKLDEEKQRMTDKLEDTSLRLKDEMDLYRKMMDKLRQNRNDYQREREAMQELIEELRRELEHLQLYKLEAERLGRIRRSSISLSDYSTRTRESDLEQEMKRLKQRCVLQDIPPDLQQRACVSTWLYAENQRLREQNEELNGQIISLSLHEAKNLISTQTKAQSLAAEIENASRDQLMEALKEQEEINIRLRQYMDKIILSILDHNPSILEIKY